The Lachnospiraceae bacterium oral taxon 500 genome window below encodes:
- a CDS encoding permease produces MQQFAIIFLSILLEALPFVLIGTIVSSLIEIFVSREWLTEHLPKRSWFAFLVAGLAGIIFPICECAIVPVMRRLVKKGMPVGVAVTFMLATPTINPVVLLSTRFAFLNNFYFPLLRGVFGYLTAIAVGLLITFLSDKEELKTAGAVWQGEAGKHDHDAEETEHEESCACAHSHGHGKHQHDGYDYDDETEHEESCACGHSHGHRKHQHNEDSAAVTEIGDEHDHEHGAACSCGHVHATKRDKPLQIVKSILDHTSHELYEVGRFLILGVLISAAMQTFVPKQYFLALSQNPALSITAMMLLAFVLSLCSEADAFVAASFQGGLPNSAILAFLLFGPMMDIKNMLMLTQGFRMKFIIRLILTIAVVVFIFSSLSAFLF; encoded by the coding sequence ATGCAGCAGTTTGCGATTATTTTTTTAAGTATTTTATTGGAGGCTTTGCCTTTTGTGCTGATCGGCACGATTGTTTCGTCGCTGATTGAGATTTTTGTTTCCCGGGAATGGCTGACCGAGCATTTACCGAAAAGAAGCTGGTTTGCTTTTTTAGTGGCCGGTCTGGCCGGGATTATTTTTCCAATTTGTGAATGTGCGATTGTTCCGGTTATGCGCCGCTTAGTAAAAAAAGGAATGCCGGTCGGAGTGGCGGTTACTTTTATGCTGGCCACCCCGACGATTAATCCGGTGGTGCTGTTATCCACTCGCTTTGCTTTTTTGAATAATTTTTATTTTCCGCTGCTGCGCGGTGTATTCGGCTATTTGACAGCGATTGCAGTTGGTCTTTTGATTACCTTTTTATCGGATAAGGAGGAGCTCAAAACCGCTGGGGCAGTTTGGCAGGGCGAAGCAGGAAAGCATGACCATGACGCAGAGGAAACGGAGCATGAGGAATCTTGCGCCTGCGCGCATAGTCATGGCCATGGGAAACATCAGCATGACGGATATGACTATGACGATGAAACAGAACATGAAGAATCTTGCGCCTGCGGGCATAGTCATGGCCATAGAAAACATCAGCATAATGAGGATTCCGCCGCTGTTACGGAAATCGGCGATGAGCATGACCATGAGCATGGCGCGGCTTGCAGCTGCGGTCATGTGCATGCGACGAAGCGGGATAAACCGCTGCAAATAGTTAAGTCGATTTTGGACCATACTTCGCATGAACTTTATGAGGTTGGCCGTTTTTTGATTTTGGGTGTTTTGATTTCGGCTGCTATGCAGACCTTTGTACCGAAGCAGTATTTTTTGGCGCTGTCGCAAAATCCGGCATTGTCGATTACAGCTATGATGCTGTTGGCCTTTGTTCTGTCGCTTTGCTCGGAAGCGGATGCTTTTGTAGCTGCCAGCTTTCAGGGTGGGCTTCCGAATTCGGCTATTTTGGCCTTTTTGCTTTTTGGCCCGATGATGGATATTAAAAATATGCTGATGCTGACGCAGGGCTTTCGGATGAAGTTTATTATCCGGCTGATTTTGACGATTGCAGTGGTAGTCTTTATTTTCAGCAGTTTAAGTGCGTTTCTGTTTTAA
- a CDS encoding BtpA family membrane complex biogenesis protein, which produces MLTKKNCPVILAMIQPEPCPGSYLNNGMKIEEIIERSLEEIKILYDCGYDGYIIQNRNDAPVKQHAQPQNIAYMTVLACSLKREYPKMIQGILVNWDGVASLAVADAVGSDFVRIEHTFTGVEVGYAGLLEAQCVDICEFRKKINTDVPVYADIHEVHYEQIGKKSLTEAARDLVQNAFADGIFVGGKDTKESVDMAEKVRHVVGNNFPILLSSGATLENISEILTVFDGVSVGTWIKNGNMRNPIDYKKAKAFCEKAKSL; this is translated from the coding sequence ATGTTGACTAAAAAAAATTGTCCGGTTATTTTAGCAATGATTCAACCGGAGCCGTGTCCGGGCAGCTATTTAAATAATGGGATGAAAATTGAAGAAATTATAGAAAGATCACTTGAGGAGATAAAAATATTATATGATTGTGGTTATGATGGATACATTATTCAAAACAGAAATGATGCGCCTGTTAAGCAGCATGCACAGCCCCAAAATATTGCATATATGACAGTATTAGCTTGTAGTCTGAAAAGAGAATATCCCAAAATGATTCAAGGAATTCTTGTGAATTGGGATGGAGTTGCATCGTTGGCTGTAGCCGATGCCGTAGGGTCTGATTTCGTTCGAATTGAGCATACTTTCACTGGAGTGGAAGTTGGTTATGCCGGTTTGCTGGAAGCGCAATGTGTAGATATTTGCGAGTTTAGAAAAAAGATTAACACAGATGTTCCGGTATATGCTGATATTCACGAAGTTCATTATGAGCAAATTGGTAAGAAATCACTTACAGAGGCGGCAAGAGATTTAGTTCAAAATGCATTTGCTGATGGGATATTTGTGGGGGGTAAAGACACAAAAGAGAGTGTAGATATGGCGGAAAAGGTAAGGCATGTGGTCGGCAATAATTTCCCGATTTTATTGAGTTCGGGCGCCACATTAGAGAATATATCAGAAATTCTAACAGTCTTTGATGGAGTTAGTGTGGGAACATGGATAAAAAATGGTAATATGAGAAATCCGATTGACTACAAGAAAGCAAAAGCATTTTGTGAAAAAGCAAAAAGTCTGTAG
- the deoC gene encoding deoxyribose-phosphate aldolase: MKLEKYIDHTLLRPDATRAEIIKVCQEAKEYGFASVCVNEYYTALVAKELAGSGVKVCTVVGFPLGASTTAVKVAETTAAVSAGAQEIDMVINIGALKDKNDDYVTEDIRQVKAAVGDRILKVIIETCLLTEEEKVRACQLAVKAGADFVKTSTGFSKGGSTPEDVALMKQTVAGKALVKASGGVRSYEDAKAVIEAGADRIGASAGIAIIKGEKSASDY; encoded by the coding sequence ATGAAACTGGAAAAATATATTGATCATACTTTATTAAGACCGGACGCAACCAGGGCGGAAATCATTAAGGTTTGTCAGGAAGCGAAAGAATACGGCTTTGCCTCGGTTTGTGTCAATGAGTATTATACGGCGTTGGTGGCTAAGGAATTGGCCGGCAGCGGAGTGAAGGTCTGCACGGTGGTCGGTTTTCCGCTGGGAGCATCAACCACCGCAGTTAAGGTAGCGGAAACGACCGCAGCAGTCAGCGCCGGCGCGCAGGAAATTGATATGGTCATCAATATCGGCGCATTAAAGGACAAGAACGATGATTATGTGACTGAAGATATCCGGCAGGTCAAGGCGGCGGTCGGAGATAGGATTTTAAAGGTCATCATTGAAACTTGCCTTTTGACCGAAGAGGAAAAAGTTCGGGCCTGCCAGTTGGCAGTCAAGGCCGGAGCGGATTTTGTCAAGACCAGCACCGGTTTTAGCAAGGGCGGCTCCACACCGGAAGATGTGGCGCTGATGAAGCAGACAGTGGCCGGCAAGGCACTGGTTAAGGCATCCGGCGGCGTGCGCAGTTATGAGGATGCCAAAGCGGTGATTGAAGCAGGCGCTGACCGGATTGGGGCAAGTGCCGGAATTGCGATTATTAAAGGCGAAAAGTCGGCGTCAGATTATTAA
- a CDS encoding TIGR03943 family protein: MKKINIGELCWWLLIGALSLVIGKLLIFDELRFYLHPKMTKFVIAAEIILLILFVYQQTKLFKRTENAFKIKIGYFLFLLPMFMLILAGDASAVIFTNRTVNLNSLAQDQTALLTEQKNKEVVEKKAEPTAETAVSSAYDALPPGEMNAPDPGATDPTDPNADSVAAAEDEDPFLKTLFSLDEKGGQEIVLEGFVYKSEFFGKNELLVSRMLVTCCAADATLMGIVASTPMAQDFADNDWIRVKGVTQKGLAKNPMNGEEESKLILQVKEIEKIEPLETPYVYFSY, from the coding sequence ATGAAGAAAATAAATATTGGTGAACTTTGCTGGTGGCTGCTGATTGGGGCGCTCAGCCTTGTGATCGGCAAACTTTTGATTTTTGATGAGCTGCGGTTTTACCTGCATCCGAAAATGACGAAGTTTGTAATTGCAGCCGAGATTATTTTGCTGATCTTATTTGTTTACCAGCAAACCAAGTTATTTAAACGGACGGAAAATGCATTTAAGATTAAAATCGGTTATTTCTTATTTTTACTGCCGATGTTTATGCTGATTTTGGCGGGCGATGCCAGCGCTGTTATTTTTACCAACCGGACGGTCAATTTAAATAGCTTGGCACAGGATCAGACGGCTTTGCTGACGGAACAGAAAAATAAAGAAGTGGTTGAGAAAAAAGCAGAACCGACGGCGGAGACGGCAGTCAGTTCCGCTTATGATGCTCTGCCGCCGGGAGAGATGAATGCACCCGATCCGGGGGCAACCGATCCGACCGATCCGAATGCGGATAGCGTGGCAGCGGCAGAAGATGAAGATCCGTTCCTGAAAACTTTATTTTCTCTGGATGAAAAAGGCGGACAGGAAATTGTGCTGGAAGGCTTTGTGTATAAAAGTGAATTTTTCGGTAAAAACGAACTTTTGGTTTCCCGGATGCTGGTTACCTGCTGTGCAGCCGACGCGACTTTGATGGGGATAGTGGCGTCCACGCCGATGGCGCAGGACTTTGCCGATAATGATTGGATTCGGGTCAAGGGTGTAACTCAAAAGGGGCTGGCTAAAAATCCGATGAACGGGGAGGAAGAATCCAAACTGATTTTGCAGGTCAAAGAGATTGAAAAAATTGAGCCGCTGGAAACACCGTATGTTTATTTCAGTTATTGA
- a CDS encoding initiation factor 2, with product MNKDEARNQLSNGAVELFDDIVNSRILGASKQTNLICKILASIVQDETNDIQVAKQKVEIVANYFKETRGQNSRAIYNAISELLISISPKLAHKEFLDRRAIVDMINSYETTLITNVKKSAEYAAALCKQMDTIMIFDYSSTVDMFVEKLAEKKRIYIPESRALDGGKPFLKTAVRGHHDVHFIPDTTMFVQLRKAQAAFIGAETIYPDGSVFNTVGTDILAILCKECNIPLYAISPMIKIDVRNVYGYTKLAPMEFDYSIRLAKDWNDKEKEGIDFSGIKLVKIESKYLSAIITEKGIIPSHAFYQEAISYNERLEEKIC from the coding sequence ATAAATAAAGATGAAGCACGTAATCAGTTGTCAAATGGTGCAGTTGAATTATTTGATGATATTGTCAACAGCAGAATATTAGGCGCGAGTAAGCAAACAAATTTAATATGTAAAATATTGGCATCAATTGTGCAGGATGAAACGAATGATATTCAAGTTGCGAAACAAAAGGTGGAGATTGTAGCGAATTATTTTAAGGAAACAAGGGGGCAAAATAGTAGAGCAATCTATAATGCAATCAGTGAATTATTAATAAGTATTTCGCCCAAATTGGCACATAAAGAATTTCTTGATAGACGTGCGATTGTTGATATGATTAATAGCTATGAGACTACTTTAATTACAAATGTTAAAAAATCAGCAGAATATGCGGCCGCTCTTTGTAAGCAGATGGATACGATTATGATATTTGATTATTCAAGTACGGTAGATATGTTTGTTGAAAAATTGGCGGAAAAGAAAAGGATTTATATCCCTGAAAGCAGAGCGCTTGATGGTGGTAAGCCTTTCTTAAAAACTGCTGTCAGAGGACATCATGATGTCCATTTCATTCCGGACACAACTATGTTTGTGCAATTAAGAAAAGCCCAAGCGGCATTTATTGGGGCAGAAACAATATATCCTGATGGCTCTGTATTTAACACTGTTGGGACGGATATACTTGCAATTCTTTGTAAAGAATGCAATATTCCACTCTATGCCATTTCGCCAATGATTAAAATAGACGTTCGTAATGTGTATGGATACACAAAACTTGCACCTATGGAATTTGACTACTCTATCAGGCTGGCAAAAGATTGGAATGATAAAGAGAAAGAAGGCATTGATTTTTCGGGCATTAAATTAGTTAAAATTGAGAGTAAGTACTTGTCGGCGATTATAACAGAGAAAGGCATTATACCCAGTCATGCCTTTTATCAAGAAGCGATATCATATAACGAAAGGTTGGAGGAAAAAATATGTTGA
- a CDS encoding transcriptional repressor, with amino-acid sequence MSDLSKYCEILKQGGYKITNQRKVVLETLYAHRKDHLTVDEVYQYVRETNPEVGLATVYRNIQILNRLGIIEKISFDDKDIRYEIFYEDSPLHHYHLICEQCGKVDELELDFLAHYKDFLKTEKNFEALEAQIKIYGLCRECADQSKQEQELD; translated from the coding sequence ATGAGCGACTTATCAAAATATTGTGAAATTTTAAAGCAAGGCGGTTACAAAATTACCAATCAGCGGAAGGTTGTGCTGGAAACCCTGTATGCTCACAGAAAAGACCATCTGACGGTGGATGAAGTATATCAATATGTCAGAGAAACCAATCCCGAAGTTGGACTGGCAACGGTGTACCGTAATATTCAAATTTTGAACCGGCTCGGGATCATTGAAAAAATATCCTTTGACGACAAAGACATTCGCTATGAAATATTTTATGAGGACAGCCCGCTGCATCATTATCATTTGATCTGCGAGCAGTGCGGCAAGGTTGATGAACTGGAACTGGATTTTTTAGCTCATTATAAGGACTTTTTGAAAACGGAAAAGAATTTTGAGGCGTTGGAAGCGCAGATTAAGATTTATGGGCTTTGCCGGGAATGTGCAGACCAGAGCAAACAGGAACAAGAATTAGATTAA
- a CDS encoding PTS beta-glucoside transporter subunit EIIBCA yields the protein MDYKKSASEILKAIGGGSNIVSAAHCATRLRLVIADNDKIQKNVLENIDGVKGVFESSGQLQVIIGTGTVNKVYDELIKEAGISAATKEEIKQAATAKAPWYARAIKTLGDIFVPIIPAIVASGLLMGLLEGFSKLAPELAKSDTYVIFSLFANAAFVFLPILIAISAAKVFGGNQFLGTVIGMIMIHPALMNAWNVAAAESVPTASVWFGMFKINLVGYQGHVIPVVIAVWFMSMIEKKLHKLVPEMIDLFVTPLVTVMVTGYLTLTVFGPVFSFLENGIFSTVKLLIAIPGGIGAALCGAIYAPTVVGGIHHMYNALEAGLLSADGANIWMPIATAANVAQGAAALAFALKTKDRKQKSLALPASLSAFLGITEPAIFGVNLRFFRPFLAGCVGGAAGALVAGLLQVSATAYGITGLFGILITTHNLWQYFIVMLVAFAVAFACTWLIYRDQTAAEAGTEKTGEPEKSAAAGAASADNTGAQGKDAAAGSTGGKTTAAEAENKAAVKEQPAVTAESILSPLSGQVVALEDVPDATFANGILGLGAAIQPSEGKVLAPADGVISTVFNTKHLVGMKLDNGAELLVHIGMNTVALEGEGFEAHVKEGDRVKKGDLLITFDQAFIESKGYSTITPVVIANSDSYQAVRPAAEGQIAALDQLLILEK from the coding sequence ATGGATTATAAAAAATCGGCATCGGAAATTTTAAAAGCAATCGGTGGCGGGAGTAATATTGTCAGTGCGGCACATTGTGCGACCAGACTGCGGCTGGTGATTGCCGACAATGACAAGATCCAAAAAAACGTTTTGGAAAATATTGATGGCGTGAAGGGTGTGTTTGAGTCATCCGGCCAGTTACAGGTCATCATTGGAACCGGCACGGTCAATAAGGTGTATGATGAGTTGATCAAAGAAGCGGGTATCAGTGCCGCCACCAAAGAAGAAATCAAACAGGCGGCAACGGCCAAGGCACCGTGGTACGCTAGAGCGATTAAGACTTTGGGCGACATCTTTGTGCCGATTATTCCGGCCATTGTGGCCAGCGGTCTTTTAATGGGTCTTTTGGAAGGCTTTTCCAAGCTGGCGCCGGAACTGGCGAAGAGTGATACCTATGTGATTTTCAGTTTGTTTGCCAACGCCGCTTTTGTTTTTCTGCCGATTTTAATTGCCATCAGCGCGGCTAAGGTCTTTGGCGGCAACCAATTCTTGGGAACGGTCATTGGTATGATTATGATTCATCCGGCGCTGATGAATGCCTGGAATGTAGCGGCGGCCGAAAGCGTGCCGACGGCCTCGGTTTGGTTCGGGATGTTTAAGATTAATTTAGTTGGTTATCAGGGACATGTCATTCCGGTGGTGATTGCGGTTTGGTTCATGAGCATGATCGAAAAGAAGCTTCATAAGCTGGTTCCGGAAATGATTGATTTGTTTGTTACGCCGCTGGTGACGGTAATGGTGACGGGATATTTGACCCTGACCGTGTTCGGGCCGGTGTTCAGCTTTTTGGAAAATGGTATTTTTTCGACGGTTAAGCTGTTGATTGCCATACCGGGCGGAATCGGCGCGGCTTTGTGCGGAGCAATTTATGCCCCGACGGTGGTCGGCGGTATTCATCACATGTATAATGCCTTAGAAGCCGGACTTTTAAGCGCGGACGGCGCTAATATCTGGATGCCGATTGCAACAGCGGCTAATGTCGCGCAGGGAGCAGCGGCATTGGCCTTTGCTCTGAAAACCAAAGACCGCAAGCAAAAATCACTGGCGTTACCGGCTTCGCTGTCGGCCTTTTTGGGTATCACCGAGCCGGCCATTTTCGGTGTGAATTTGAGATTTTTCAGGCCGTTTTTAGCCGGCTGTGTCGGCGGAGCTGCCGGAGCGTTAGTTGCCGGCCTGCTTCAGGTCAGTGCTACGGCTTACGGCATTACCGGCCTGTTTGGCATTTTGATTACCACTCATAATTTATGGCAATATTTTATTGTCATGCTGGTCGCGTTTGCGGTCGCTTTTGCCTGCACCTGGCTGATTTATCGGGATCAAACAGCGGCGGAAGCGGGAACGGAAAAAACGGGCGAGCCGGAAAAATCCGCTGCGGCAGGAGCAGCAAGCGCAGATAATACTGGCGCTCAGGGGAAAGATGCGGCTGCTGGCAGTACCGGCGGTAAGACGACTGCGGCTGAAGCGGAAAATAAAGCTGCGGTCAAAGAACAGCCGGCAGTAACAGCCGAGTCTATTTTATCACCGCTCAGCGGTCAGGTGGTGGCTTTGGAGGATGTGCCGGATGCAACTTTTGCTAATGGTATTTTAGGACTGGGAGCAGCAATTCAGCCAAGCGAAGGCAAAGTGCTTGCTCCGGCTGACGGAGTGATTTCGACAGTCTTTAATACCAAACATTTGGTCGGTATGAAGCTGGATAACGGCGCCGAACTTCTGGTGCATATCGGTATGAATACGGTGGCACTTGAGGGGGAAGGTTTTGAAGCGCATGTGAAAGAGGGCGACCGGGTGAAAAAGGGCGATTTGCTGATTACTTTTGACCAGGCATTTATTGAAAGCAAGGGCTATTCAACCATCACACCGGTAGTAATAGCCAACTCCGACAGCTATCAGGCAGTTCGGCCGGCGGCGGAAGGGCAAATAGCGGCGCTGGATCAGCTCTTGATTTTGGAAAAATAA
- a CDS encoding DUF3737 domain-containing protein, giving the protein MIIEKQAFDEERALYGREGIVLRDCAFDGPADGESALKESRDIQAQNCFFNLRYPFWHAQNLKISNSEMTPLCRAALWYSSDIEITGSKLHGIKALRECEQVAMKDCRIISPEFGWSTRNLKMEDTAAESEYFMMRAEDLTFRRVRLQGKYSFQYIQNALFEDCELDTKDAFWHAKNVTIRNSVVKGEYLAWYCENVTFENCRIIGTQPFCYCQALTLLHCQMEDADLCFERSEVEATITTPVVSIKNPLAGRIFVPAVGEVIRESDAFGGEVIVG; this is encoded by the coding sequence ATGATAATTGAAAAGCAAGCATTTGATGAAGAGCGGGCGCTGTACGGCCGGGAAGGGATTGTCTTGCGGGATTGTGCTTTTGATGGCCCGGCTGACGGGGAAAGCGCCTTAAAGGAAAGCCGTGATATTCAGGCGCAAAACTGTTTTTTTAATCTGCGCTATCCCTTTTGGCATGCTCAAAACCTGAAAATCAGCAATTCGGAAATGACACCGTTGTGTCGGGCGGCACTCTGGTATTCGAGTGATATTGAAATCACCGGTTCAAAGCTGCACGGCATTAAGGCTTTGCGTGAATGTGAACAGGTTGCGATGAAGGACTGCCGGATCATTTCGCCGGAGTTTGGCTGGTCGACGCGGAACTTAAAAATGGAGGATACAGCCGCCGAAAGCGAATATTTTATGATGCGGGCCGAGGACCTGACTTTTCGCCGGGTACGCCTACAGGGGAAATATTCGTTTCAGTATATTCAAAATGCGCTGTTTGAGGACTGTGAGCTGGATACCAAGGACGCTTTCTGGCATGCCAAAAATGTAACCATACGCAATAGCGTCGTTAAAGGGGAATATTTGGCCTGGTACTGCGAAAATGTTACCTTTGAAAACTGCCGGATTATCGGGACGCAGCCGTTTTGCTATTGTCAGGCGTTGACTTTACTTCATTGCCAAATGGAGGATGCGGATTTGTGTTTTGAACGATCAGAGGTTGAAGCAACGATCACCACGCCGGTAGTCAGTATTAAAAACCCATTGGCCGGACGTATTTTTGTGCCGGCGGTCGGGGAGGTTATTCGGGAAAGCGACGCTTTTGGCGGTGAAGTAATTGTCGGATAG
- a CDS encoding IreB family regulatory phosphoprotein: protein MENKGHTQFFKKPVKEVNEARLVLEQVYEALEEKGYNPTYQLVGYLISGDPTYVTGHNNARKLIGRLERDELLEEMVNFYFSKKQD, encoded by the coding sequence ATGGAAAATAAGGGACATACTCAATTTTTTAAAAAGCCGGTGAAAGAAGTCAACGAAGCGCGTCTGGTCTTGGAACAGGTATATGAAGCCTTGGAAGAAAAGGGCTATAATCCAACTTACCAATTGGTCGGCTACCTTATTTCCGGAGATCCGACCTATGTGACCGGACATAATAATGCCCGCAAGCTGATTGGCCGTTTAGAGCGGGATGAATTACTGGAAGAAATGGTTAATTTTTATTTTTCCAAAAAACAGGACTGA
- a CDS encoding carbohydrate kinase, producing MEIETGRQEQAEKERDKKGRVVLALDVGTQSTRALLINDRGDVLAAAKSNHIPAYFSLEADWAEQRADFYWEHIITAVSELKGRQPELWARVEGVTITTIRATYVCLDREMRPLRPAFLWLDKRKAEGYPRLSPAMAAAVKLIGMEQTAVSQWRISACNWLREMEPETWKRTAHFAFLSGYLIYRLTGQLVDSVSALVGHVPFHHKKRNWMTKHSFKRFVFDIEPEKLCPFKEAGEVLGCITEEAAAATGIPAGLALYASGSDKVCETIGMGCITPDKAAISFGTASTVSITTTEYMEPDRFMPAYVSMLPGAYNPEIQIYRGYWLISWFKKEFAAKEVEQAKALGISPEVLLNRRLQEIPPGCEGLVFQPYFTPNLTMPVARGAVIGFSDLHTRVHIYRAIIEGINFALMNGLHKLEKKSGVPVREIYLGGGGSRSDEICQITADMFGLPAIRTQTNEVSGIGSAMAAFIGLGVFPSFEEAVKAMVRPKDIFMPDMERHKIYRRIYQEVFMEIYGRLAPLYARQTAIRKVVRKGTDKAGGNG from the coding sequence ATGGAAATAGAAACCGGGCGGCAAGAGCAGGCGGAAAAGGAAAGAGATAAAAAGGGAAGAGTGGTACTGGCGCTGGATGTGGGCACGCAAAGCACCAGAGCGCTCTTAATTAATGACCGGGGCGATGTATTGGCTGCGGCCAAGAGCAATCATATTCCGGCTTATTTTTCACTGGAAGCCGATTGGGCGGAGCAGCGGGCTGATTTTTACTGGGAGCATATCATTACCGCAGTGTCGGAACTAAAGGGTCGTCAGCCGGAGCTTTGGGCGCGGGTGGAAGGCGTGACCATTACCACGATTCGGGCGACTTATGTTTGTCTTGATCGGGAAATGCGGCCGCTGCGTCCGGCTTTTTTATGGTTGGATAAAAGAAAGGCCGAGGGGTATCCCCGGCTGTCACCGGCAATGGCGGCAGCGGTTAAGCTGATTGGCATGGAGCAGACTGCCGTGTCGCAGTGGCGGATTTCGGCCTGTAACTGGCTGCGGGAAATGGAGCCGGAAACCTGGAAGCGGACAGCGCATTTTGCGTTTTTAAGTGGTTATTTAATTTACCGTTTGACCGGTCAGCTGGTTGATTCGGTTTCGGCTTTGGTCGGGCATGTGCCGTTTCATCATAAAAAGCGGAACTGGATGACCAAGCATTCCTTTAAGCGTTTTGTCTTTGATATTGAACCGGAAAAACTATGCCCGTTTAAAGAAGCGGGTGAGGTTTTGGGCTGCATCACCGAAGAAGCGGCGGCGGCAACCGGTATCCCGGCCGGGCTGGCGCTTTATGCTTCCGGCTCGGATAAGGTATGCGAAACCATCGGCATGGGCTGTATTACGCCGGATAAGGCAGCGATCAGCTTCGGTACGGCTTCGACCGTCAGCATTACGACGACCGAATACATGGAGCCGGATCGGTTTATGCCGGCCTATGTGTCAATGCTGCCGGGAGCGTATAACCCGGAAATTCAAATTTACCGCGGCTATTGGCTGATTTCATGGTTTAAAAAAGAGTTTGCCGCCAAAGAAGTCGAGCAGGCCAAGGCGCTGGGGATTTCGCCGGAAGTTCTTTTAAACCGGCGGTTGCAGGAAATTCCGCCGGGCTGCGAGGGCTTGGTTTTTCAGCCCTATTTTACGCCGAATCTGACAATGCCGGTGGCGCGGGGAGCGGTGATCGGCTTTTCTGACCTGCATACCCGGGTACATATTTACCGGGCGATTATTGAGGGCATCAATTTTGCCTTGATGAACGGCCTGCATAAACTGGAAAAGAAATCGGGTGTGCCGGTGCGGGAAATCTATTTGGGCGGCGGCGGGTCGCGAAGTGATGAGATTTGCCAGATTACGGCGGATATGTTCGGTCTGCCGGCGATTCGGACGCAGACCAATGAAGTCAGCGGTATCGGCAGTGCGATGGCGGCTTTTATCGGGCTGGGTGTTTTTCCCAGCTTTGAGGAAGCGGTTAAGGCAATGGTTCGTCCCAAGGATATTTTTATGCCGGATATGGAGCGGCATAAAATATACCGCCGGATTTATCAGGAAGTTTTTATGGAAATTTATGGCCGGCTGGCGCCGCTTTATGCCCGGCAGACGGCGATTCGCAAAGTTGTTCGGAAAGGCACAGATAAAGCAGGCGGCAACGGATAG
- a CDS encoding Holliday junction resolvase RuvX has protein sequence MRVMACDYGSKTIGIAVSDPFGWTAQGVEIIRRQEEEALAASIERIKELIAEYGVEKIVVGLPKNMNNTSGERVEKTLEFIEKLKKKISLPVVTWDERLSTVGAERVLLEADLSRAKRKKVIDKMAAAYFLQGYLDAGGN, from the coding sequence ATGCGAGTGATGGCCTGTGATTACGGCAGCAAAACCATCGGTATTGCCGTCAGCGATCCGTTTGGCTGGACGGCGCAGGGGGTGGAGATTATCCGCCGCCAGGAAGAAGAAGCGCTGGCTGCCTCAATAGAACGCATCAAAGAACTGATTGCCGAATACGGAGTCGAGAAGATTGTGGTCGGTTTGCCCAAAAATATGAACAATACGTCGGGCGAGCGCGTGGAAAAGACGCTGGAATTTATTGAAAAACTGAAGAAAAAAATCTCTTTGCCGGTGGTGACGTGGGATGAACGACTAAGCACGGTCGGAGCGGAAAGAGTGTTATTGGAAGCGGATTTAAGCAGAGCAAAAAGGAAAAAAGTAATTGACAAAATGGCGGCGGCATATTTCCTGCAGGGATATTTGGATGCCGGCGGCAATTAG